The Pedobacter roseus genome contains a region encoding:
- a CDS encoding DM13 domain-containing protein, with product MRHFIYWSAVIAFTISFASCKKETTPTMVLNEKVDTAAAKLVTGSSDFSNGSYGQVTGAARIYVTNGKYQLALENFASSNGPDLKVYISKEQQPFNFVNLGSLYSTQKSRCVLSERFDVQCFISNSVSHFNFSFYSPNHSPELCEFMHILWGAGNEKSLLSYDLQAFVGF from the coding sequence TTATCTATTGGAGCGCTGTAATCGCATTTACTATAAGCTTTGCCTCCTGTAAAAAAGAAACCACGCCGACAATGGTTCTAAACGAAAAAGTCGATACCGCTGCGGCCAAACTGGTAACCGGTAGCAGCGATTTCAGCAATGGATCGTATGGGCAAGTTACCGGTGCGGCCCGCATTTATGTTACTAATGGGAAGTACCAACTGGCATTGGAAAATTTTGCCAGCAGCAACGGCCCCGATCTTAAAGTGTATATCAGCAAGGAGCAGCAGCCGTTCAACTTTGTGAACCTTGGTTCCCTTTACAGTACTCAAAAGTCAAGATGTGTGCTTTCTGAACGTTTTGATGTTCAGTGTTTTATATCGAATTCGGTGAGTCATTTCAATTTTTCATTTTACTCACCGAATCACTCACCAGAACTATGCGAATTTATGCATATTTTGTGGGGTGCCGGAAATGAAAAAAGCCTGCTATCATACGATCTGCAGGCTTTTGTTGGTTTTTGA
- a CDS encoding glycoside hydrolase family protein — translation MKKFKTPCLFILLFLSLAATAQQIRIAPSPLYRDPIYDGAADPVLVYNHAEKSWWMLYTQRRANAQTNDVAYCYGTNIGVATSTDKGQTFVYKGALNLNFEPGVNTFWAPDVIYENGIYHMYLAYIQGVRNHWGGTAKIAHYTSKDLWKWKYKGFISLNSEHVIDPTLLKMPDGEWHIWYKDSSKGSITMTAESKDLQHWTAQTEPAIGGAPHEGAKVFFFNNWYWMITDEWHGQRVYRSKDGKSWEKQGMLLDVPGHRPEDTPTGAHADVQVIGSKAYIFYFTHPGRKTHFEGTLDQDFTFSYANKRTSIHVAELEFKDGTLVCDRDKPFDFYLGQP, via the coding sequence GTGAAGAAATTTAAAACCCCTTGTTTATTTATATTGTTGTTTTTGTCGTTGGCTGCTACGGCACAACAAATACGCATTGCACCCTCTCCCTTGTACCGGGATCCGATTTATGACGGAGCTGCAGACCCGGTGCTGGTATATAACCATGCTGAAAAAAGCTGGTGGATGCTTTATACCCAGCGAAGGGCAAATGCACAAACCAATGATGTGGCTTATTGTTATGGAACCAATATTGGTGTGGCCACCTCTACCGATAAAGGACAGACATTTGTGTATAAAGGTGCATTGAATCTGAATTTTGAACCTGGCGTGAATACTTTTTGGGCACCTGATGTGATTTACGAAAATGGCATCTACCACATGTACCTTGCCTATATTCAGGGCGTGCGCAACCACTGGGGCGGTACCGCTAAAATTGCACATTATACCAGTAAAGATCTTTGGAAATGGAAATACAAAGGTTTTATCTCCCTCAACTCAGAACATGTAATTGATCCTACCTTACTAAAAATGCCTGATGGCGAATGGCATATATGGTATAAAGACAGTTCCAAGGGGAGTATTACCATGACTGCTGAAAGTAAAGACCTGCAACATTGGACGGCCCAGACTGAACCTGCCATAGGTGGGGCACCGCACGAAGGTGCGAAAGTTTTTTTCTTTAATAACTGGTACTGGATGATTACCGATGAGTGGCACGGGCAACGTGTATACCGATCGAAAGATGGCAAAAGCTGGGAAAAACAGGGCATGTTATTGGATGTGCCGGGGCATCGGCCAGAAGATACGCCAACGGGTGCCCATGCAGATGTGCAGGTAATAGGTAGTAAAGCTTATATTTTCTACTTTACCCATCCCGGCCGTAAAACGCATTTTGAAGGAACGTTAGACCAGGACTTTACTTTTTCGTACGCCAATAAACGTACATCGATACATGTTGCGGAGCTGGAATTTAAAGACGGAACGCTGGTTTGCGACCGCGATAAACCTTTTGATTTTTATCTGGGGCAGCCTTAA
- a CDS encoding SusC/RagA family TonB-linked outer membrane protein codes for MKRSLFSYGGFVRMDWYLLQKMFLKRKILSVILTSITLLLLSFQLSAQEQSTVTGTVTDEKGETVVGASIKIKGTTTGATTDGDGKFKIQVADKNATLIFIYVGYVNQEVALAGRTQVNVKLKPSNNDLSEVVVVGYNTQKKEAITGAISSISSKDLEKVHGGSTVSTGLAGKLPGVSFRMPDGRPGSSANIQIRNMGNPLYVIDGIQQDAGQFNNISPNDIETISVLKDASAAIYGSRAANGVILVTTKRGKNSTRNTFSVDAYTGWQNWVRFPETTDAYQWMLGKATAELNQNGKTDITPAELEKWKAGTEYGYQSQNWRDIIIAPNAPQSSINLSASGGSDKVNYYFSGTHLDQKGVYGTAREFDFNRTNIQSNIEAKITDRFKVGMLINGRIESRDQPGVPGGDDYFAARFALLRNRPTEQAYANGNPNYPNDIGHNTEQFAVQSKALTGYWKSDWRVLQTNLSASYDTPIKGLEIKGLYSYYIADNVINGHEYTYNVYTYHPETGVYEEKVGSSNPYRERRNEKIYTNTYQLQANYNRTFGKHTVGGVLVAERLDRFRTYTFQHAVPQTNILPVLQFADMDGQDFADIQEEEARIGYVARVNYNYDNKYYLELSGRRDASWKFAPDRRVGYFPSASIGWRITQEEFVKSFLGESKILNDLKLRASYGQLGDDDVGIDPYAYIPGYRYNQGSVILDGKNITTSRDKGPIINNLTWFKSKITDIGLDFVMFNSKLSGTADYFYRKRTGLPAIKNDVVVPIELGYGLSPENLESDAQFGAEFALNYRDKIGEFNYNVGGNISISRRKFLDQYKPRYGNSWDNYRNSKNQRYTDIFWGYEVTGQFQNVDEINNYKVNIDGQGNRSLLPGDLIYKDQNGDGVINDLDQRPIGYTTTGQPNIGFGFTIGGSYKNFDFTADFSGGAMYSWNQNWEQRWAFQNTGALLQSFADDSWHRTNPYDLNSAWIPGKYPALRFNDGGHSNYNKNSTFWLHNVRYLRARTLEIGYTIPKRWAEKIKIQNARVYVNGYNLFSIDNLKDYGVDPEIADDNGLQYPQNKFFNIGIKLTL; via the coding sequence ATGAAAAGAAGTTTATTCTCCTATGGCGGCTTTGTACGCATGGATTGGTACTTGCTTCAAAAAATGTTTTTGAAACGCAAAATCCTTTCTGTTATTCTTACTTCAATTACCTTACTCTTACTTTCATTTCAGCTCAGTGCACAGGAACAAAGCACCGTTACAGGTACCGTTACTGATGAGAAGGGCGAAACCGTTGTGGGTGCCAGCATTAAAATTAAGGGTACTACTACTGGTGCAACAACTGATGGTGACGGAAAATTTAAAATCCAGGTAGCCGATAAAAATGCGACCCTGATTTTTATTTATGTAGGTTATGTCAACCAGGAAGTTGCACTGGCCGGTCGTACGCAGGTTAATGTTAAACTTAAACCTTCCAATAACGATCTTTCGGAAGTGGTGGTAGTGGGGTACAACACACAGAAAAAAGAAGCCATCACTGGCGCTATTTCGTCCATTAGCAGTAAAGATCTTGAAAAAGTACATGGCGGTTCTACTGTAAGTACGGGCCTTGCAGGTAAACTACCCGGCGTTTCATTCAGGATGCCTGATGGTAGGCCGGGATCGAGTGCCAACATCCAGATCCGTAACATGGGTAATCCATTATACGTAATTGATGGGATACAGCAGGATGCAGGGCAGTTTAATAATATCTCGCCCAACGATATCGAAACCATTAGTGTGCTAAAAGATGCTTCGGCCGCTATTTATGGTAGCAGGGCTGCTAACGGGGTAATTTTAGTGACCACTAAAAGAGGTAAAAACAGTACCCGTAATACCTTTAGTGTTGATGCTTATACCGGATGGCAGAACTGGGTACGTTTCCCTGAAACGACCGATGCTTACCAATGGATGTTGGGAAAAGCTACAGCGGAATTAAACCAGAACGGCAAAACAGATATTACCCCGGCCGAACTTGAAAAATGGAAAGCCGGAACAGAATATGGCTATCAGAGCCAGAACTGGAGAGATATCATCATTGCACCCAATGCGCCGCAATCTTCAATTAATTTAAGTGCTTCAGGTGGCAGCGACAAAGTAAATTATTACTTTTCGGGCACGCACCTGGATCAGAAAGGGGTGTATGGAACGGCACGTGAATTCGATTTTAACCGGACCAATATCCAGAGTAATATAGAAGCTAAAATAACCGACCGTTTTAAAGTGGGGATGTTGATTAACGGCCGTATCGAAAGCCGCGATCAGCCGGGCGTACCTGGTGGTGACGATTATTTTGCTGCCCGTTTTGCGCTATTGAGAAACAGGCCAACCGAACAGGCTTATGCCAATGGTAATCCGAATTACCCGAATGATATCGGGCACAATACCGAACAGTTTGCTGTACAGAGCAAGGCCTTAACCGGTTACTGGAAATCTGACTGGAGGGTTTTACAAACCAATTTATCTGCAAGTTATGATACGCCTATAAAAGGTTTGGAGATAAAAGGTTTATACTCTTATTACATCGCCGATAACGTAATTAACGGCCACGAGTATACCTACAATGTATATACTTATCATCCGGAAACTGGTGTTTACGAAGAAAAAGTTGGAAGTTCTAACCCATACAGGGAGCGCAGAAACGAAAAAATATACACCAATACTTATCAGTTACAGGCCAACTACAACCGTACTTTTGGTAAACACACTGTTGGTGGCGTTTTGGTAGCGGAGCGTTTAGACCGTTTTAGAACCTATACTTTCCAGCATGCCGTACCACAGACCAATATTCTGCCTGTTTTGCAGTTCGCAGATATGGATGGACAGGATTTTGCTGATATCCAGGAAGAAGAAGCCCGTATTGGTTACGTCGCCAGGGTAAACTATAATTATGACAATAAATATTACCTGGAACTTTCTGGCCGTAGAGATGCCTCGTGGAAGTTTGCACCCGACAGGAGAGTAGGCTATTTTCCTTCAGCATCCATTGGTTGGAGAATAACACAGGAGGAGTTCGTAAAATCATTTTTAGGTGAGAGCAAGATATTAAATGATTTAAAACTCCGTGCTTCCTACGGACAGCTTGGAGATGATGATGTGGGCATCGATCCCTATGCTTATATTCCTGGCTATAGATACAATCAGGGAAGTGTGATTTTGGATGGAAAGAATATTACTACGTCCAGGGATAAGGGGCCGATTATTAATAACCTCACCTGGTTTAAGAGCAAGATTACTGATATCGGTTTGGACTTTGTGATGTTCAACAGCAAGCTTTCAGGAACAGCTGATTATTTTTATAGAAAACGTACCGGATTGCCGGCAATTAAAAACGATGTGGTGGTTCCGATTGAACTGGGCTATGGCTTAAGTCCTGAAAATCTGGAAAGCGATGCGCAGTTCGGGGCCGAATTTGCATTAAATTACCGGGATAAAATCGGAGAATTTAATTACAATGTTGGAGGAAATATCTCCATCAGTAGAAGGAAGTTTTTAGATCAGTATAAACCGCGTTACGGTAACTCATGGGACAATTATAGAAACAGCAAAAACCAGCGTTATACCGATATTTTTTGGGGATACGAGGTAACCGGCCAGTTTCAGAACGTAGATGAGATCAATAATTATAAAGTAAACATTGATGGACAGGGAAACCGATCATTATTGCCTGGCGATTTAATTTATAAGGATCAGAACGGTGACGGTGTGATCAATGACCTGGATCAAAGACCAATCGGATATACCACAACAGGTCAGCCTAACATTGGCTTTGGTTTTACCATTGGTGGCTCTTACAAAAACTTTGATTTTACAGCCGATTTTTCAGGCGGTGCGATGTACTCCTGGAACCAAAACTGGGAGCAGCGCTGGGCATTCCAGAATACGGGGGCTTTATTGCAGAGTTTTGCAGATGACAGCTGGCACCGTACCAATCCATACGACCTGAATAGCGCATGGATCCCTGGAAAATACCCTGCACTGCGCTTCAATGATGGCGGACACAGCAATTATAACAAAAACTCCACTTTCTGGCTACACAATGTTAGGTACCTGCGTGCCCGTACGCTTGAAATTGGTTATACCATACCCAAAAGATGGGCTGAAAAAATCAAGATACAGAATGCCAGGGTATATGTAAACGGATATAACCTGTTTTCTATCGATAACCTGAAAGATTATGGTGTAGACCCTGAAATTGCAGATGATAACGGATTACAGTATCCACAGAATAAGTTTTTTAATATCGGTATTAAATTAACGCTGTAA
- a CDS encoding ligand-binding sensor domain-containing protein, whose product MKKLIILLCLLLSANLLWAQPYYFRHYQVENGLSNNTAFCSVQDGNGFMWFGTKDGLNRFDGYSFKTYRRDSEKAGSLGNDLIYALHHDQNQILWVGTNDGVYAYNPSKESFSLIKETKGMRIIDLASDQNGNLWILSSFKIYLYHKSSKKIKLFSTNAPFDASLVTVLKNGSIWISTGRGTLEKYNQKKNNFESFNVNGKNKKPEYGWVSRIAETESGQLLIGTTNQGVKLFNPTTLESKNIIKLNDDQTPIFVRDIKKTGPHEFWIATESGIYIYNDETEKITHIQKQYNNDYSLSDNAIYTICQDREGGVWTGTYFGGLNYYSSHTSLFTKYFPQKGSNSVSGSDVREITKDQAGNFWIGTEDAGLNKLDPKTGIFKHFLPDGKPGSIAYSNIHGLLVDGDKLWVGTFEHGLDVISLKTEKVIKHYQAGIGNALRTNFIVTFCKTRSGEILVGTINGIYRYNRKRDDFEPIAGLPFLFYDSVIEDSEGNIWAGTFNDGVFQFNLTKPGIVNYRNKANDQKSLSHNTINSVFEDSKHHIWITTDGGGLSRFDKKTQGFKRYGVKNGFPSNYLFRIEEDASHKFWISSTRGLIHFDPSTGTSKTYTKANGLLTDQFNYSSAYHDKDGRMYFGSVKGLISFDPADLKPTIYQTPVFLTGFQINSTGTDLNGTDSISNKSIVYADTIELNHNQSSFSIDFAALSYRSPEMTEYAYKMTGLYKDWEYLKTNRKVYFTKLAPGTYIFEVKAMVEGSSTWSNKNVKLLIKILPPFYLSPLAYFIYVVVAGAIIFFLVRRYHQKIALKNSRRMEVFEHEKQKEVYQAKIEFFTNVAHEIRTPLTLIIGPMEKLIKQADAVPAIEKNLRIMGRNTDRLLKLTNQLLDFRKTETSDFSLNFVKADISEIIKDVFLQFQPAAEHRNIIYTINLPEKAFQAYIDVEAFYKIISNLVDNAIKYGKTTAEISLSKSAEQDKFKICVKSDGNKIPAEIKDKIFEPFFRAKETQIATGTGIGLSISKSLAQLHSGELCLDVNDHHFNIFVLELPIHQLIEFNLNGKWKKL is encoded by the coding sequence TTGAAAAAACTCATCATCCTTTTATGTTTGTTACTTTCGGCCAACCTGCTTTGGGCGCAGCCTTACTATTTCAGGCATTACCAGGTTGAGAACGGACTTTCCAACAATACGGCTTTTTGCAGTGTACAGGACGGGAACGGCTTTATGTGGTTCGGAACAAAAGACGGGCTGAACCGGTTTGACGGTTATTCTTTTAAAACCTATCGTCGCGATAGCGAAAAGGCCGGCAGCTTGGGCAACGACCTGATTTATGCGCTTCACCACGATCAGAATCAAATCCTTTGGGTGGGTACCAACGACGGAGTATATGCTTACAATCCATCAAAAGAAAGTTTTTCGCTCATCAAAGAAACAAAAGGCATGCGGATTATCGATCTAGCCAGCGACCAGAACGGAAACCTTTGGATTTTATCTTCTTTTAAAATATACCTCTATCATAAAAGCAGCAAGAAAATAAAGCTTTTTAGCACCAATGCCCCTTTTGACGCCTCTTTGGTTACGGTGTTAAAAAACGGCAGTATCTGGATCAGTACCGGCAGGGGGACACTGGAAAAATACAACCAGAAAAAAAATAATTTCGAAAGCTTTAATGTGAACGGCAAAAATAAAAAGCCGGAATATGGCTGGGTATCGCGCATCGCAGAAACTGAAAGTGGCCAGCTGCTGATCGGCACCACCAATCAGGGGGTCAAATTATTTAACCCAACTACCTTAGAATCTAAGAATATTATAAAACTGAACGACGATCAGACACCGATTTTTGTAAGGGACATTAAAAAAACCGGTCCTCATGAATTCTGGATTGCAACCGAATCGGGCATTTACATCTACAACGACGAAACAGAGAAGATTACACATATCCAGAAACAATATAATAACGATTATTCCCTAAGTGACAATGCCATTTATACCATCTGTCAGGACCGTGAAGGCGGCGTTTGGACAGGCACTTATTTTGGCGGTTTAAACTATTATTCGAGCCATACCTCGCTGTTCACCAAATATTTCCCACAGAAAGGCTCAAATTCCGTTAGCGGAAGCGATGTAAGGGAAATCACAAAAGATCAGGCTGGTAATTTCTGGATCGGTACCGAAGATGCCGGGCTGAACAAACTTGATCCTAAAACTGGAATATTTAAACATTTTCTGCCCGATGGAAAACCCGGGAGCATTGCTTATTCCAATATCCATGGCCTGTTGGTAGATGGCGATAAACTCTGGGTGGGCACTTTTGAACATGGACTGGATGTGATCAGTCTGAAGACCGAAAAGGTAATCAAACACTATCAGGCAGGTATCGGAAATGCACTCCGAACTAATTTTATTGTTACTTTTTGCAAAACAAGGTCTGGAGAAATTTTGGTAGGCACCATTAACGGAATTTACCGCTACAACCGCAAACGCGACGATTTTGAACCCATTGCAGGCTTACCTTTTCTGTTTTATGATTCGGTGATTGAAGACAGTGAGGGCAATATCTGGGCGGGCACCTTTAATGATGGTGTTTTTCAGTTTAATTTAACTAAACCTGGGATTGTAAACTATCGGAATAAAGCGAATGACCAAAAAAGCCTGAGCCACAATACCATTAACAGCGTTTTTGAAGATAGCAAACACCATATCTGGATCACTACAGATGGCGGAGGCCTTTCCAGATTTGATAAAAAAACGCAAGGGTTTAAACGTTATGGTGTAAAAAATGGTTTTCCCAGTAATTATCTGTTCCGTATTGAGGAAGATGCTTCTCATAAGTTCTGGATCAGCAGTACTCGCGGGTTAATCCACTTCGATCCTTCAACGGGAACAAGCAAAACCTATACTAAAGCAAATGGATTGCTGACCGACCAGTTTAATTACAGCTCGGCCTATCACGACAAAGACGGCAGAATGTACTTTGGAAGCGTAAAAGGACTAATCAGCTTCGATCCTGCCGACCTTAAACCGACCATTTACCAAACCCCCGTGTTCTTAACGGGATTTCAGATCAACAGTACCGGAACAGATTTAAACGGTACCGATTCGATATCCAATAAATCGATCGTTTACGCCGATACCATCGAACTAAACCATAACCAATCTTCGTTCAGCATTGATTTTGCAGCATTAAGCTACCGTTCGCCCGAAATGACGGAGTATGCTTACAAAATGACCGGGCTTTATAAAGATTGGGAGTACTTGAAAACCAATCGGAAAGTATATTTCACAAAACTTGCACCGGGCACATATATTTTTGAAGTGAAAGCCATGGTGGAAGGCAGCAGTACCTGGAGCAACAAAAATGTAAAACTGCTCATCAAAATCCTACCGCCTTTCTATCTTAGCCCTCTTGCCTATTTTATTTATGTGGTTGTAGCCGGGGCAATTATTTTCTTTTTGGTGCGGAGATACCATCAAAAAATCGCGCTAAAAAACAGCAGGCGTATGGAAGTTTTTGAGCATGAAAAACAGAAGGAAGTCTATCAGGCCAAAATCGAATTTTTTACGAATGTTGCTCACGAGATCAGGACCCCGCTTACCCTTATCATCGGGCCAATGGAAAAATTGATTAAACAGGCCGATGCTGTGCCTGCCATTGAAAAAAACCTGCGGATTATGGGCCGAAATACAGATCGCCTGCTCAAACTTACCAATCAATTGCTCGATTTCAGGAAAACCGAAACCAGCGATTTTTCGCTAAACTTTGTAAAGGCAGATATCAGTGAGATAATAAAGGATGTTTTCCTCCAGTTTCAGCCCGCAGCCGAACATCGGAATATCATTTATACCATCAACTTGCCCGAAAAAGCATTCCAGGCTTATATCGATGTCGAAGCTTTTTACAAAATCATCAGCAATCTGGTTGATAATGCCATTAAATATGGAAAAACGACAGCTGAAATCAGTTTATCGAAATCAGCCGAACAGGATAAATTTAAGATTTGCGTTAAAAGCGACGGCAATAAAATACCTGCAGAAATCAAAGATAAAATTTTTGAACCTTTTTTCAGGGCTAAAGAAACGCAGATCGCCACCGGAACGGGCATAGGTCTTTCCATTTCCAAATCGCTCGCACAGCTGCATAGCGGCGAGTTGTGCCTGGATGTTAATGACCATCATTTTAATATATTTGTATTAGAACTGCCCATCCATCAACTTATTGAATTTAACCTGAACGGAAAATGGAAGAAATTGTAG
- a CDS encoding response regulator transcription factor, with the protein MEEIVGSLTMKDQQEIEKNVVLLVDDNEDILDFISDDLEEKYHVLQARNGVEALEILQREIVQLIISDVMMPEMDGFEFCAKVKSTLEFSHIPVILLTAKNSLQSKIEGLELGADAYVEKPFSPEFLQVQISSLIKNRNKIKEYFSSSPLLHIKSIAYSKADEVFLEKLQDTINKNISNPDLDVEHLAEKMNMSRPTLYRKIKSISNLSPNELINLARLKKAAEFLNEGLLKIYEISEMVGYSSQSHFGRNFAKQFGMSPTDYLNSRIAEKKKV; encoded by the coding sequence ATGGAAGAAATTGTAGGTTCGCTCACGATGAAAGATCAACAGGAAATAGAGAAAAACGTGGTATTATTGGTCGATGATAATGAGGATATCCTTGATTTTATCTCGGATGACCTTGAAGAAAAATACCATGTTCTACAGGCCAGAAACGGCGTGGAAGCTTTGGAAATCTTACAGCGTGAAATCGTTCAGCTCATTATCAGCGATGTGATGATGCCCGAAATGGATGGCTTTGAATTTTGCGCAAAAGTAAAATCGACCCTTGAGTTCAGCCATATCCCCGTGATCCTACTTACTGCAAAAAATTCGCTACAATCAAAAATAGAAGGTTTGGAACTGGGAGCAGATGCTTATGTAGAAAAACCCTTTTCACCAGAATTTTTGCAGGTACAGATTTCCAGCCTGATTAAAAACAGGAACAAAATCAAGGAATATTTCTCCAGTTCCCCCCTATTGCATATTAAAAGTATTGCCTACTCAAAAGCAGATGAGGTATTTCTAGAAAAACTGCAGGATACCATCAATAAAAACATCAGCAATCCCGACCTGGATGTAGAGCATCTGGCCGAGAAGATGAACATGAGCCGCCCTACGCTGTACCGCAAGATCAAATCGATTTCCAACCTAAGCCCCAACGAGCTGATCAACTTGGCGAGGTTAAAGAAAGCTGCTGAATTTTTAAACGAAGGACTGTTGAAAATTTACGAGATTTCTGAAATGGTGGGTTATAGCTCACAATCGCACTTCGGACGCAATTTTGCCAAGCAGTTTGGAATGTCACCTACTGATTACTTGAACAGCAGGATCGCAGAAAAGAAGAAGGTGTAA
- a CDS encoding DoxX family protein: MLKKIENWGDHHHPKWLDYFRILLGLVLIWKGIDFYVNMQAFSNLMRGAFLGTAISISLLAHFIIVLHIIGGLAITLGTYTRTFCLINLPILIGAVFFINISGGIFKPYSEFWFSVSVLVGLICFAIEGNGILSVEHEKILPKQTA, encoded by the coding sequence ATGCTTAAGAAAATCGAGAACTGGGGCGATCATCACCACCCAAAATGGTTAGATTATTTTAGAATTTTATTAGGCCTCGTTTTAATCTGGAAGGGCATTGATTTTTACGTCAATATGCAAGCATTTAGTAATTTAATGAGAGGCGCTTTCTTAGGTACAGCAATAAGCATTAGCTTACTGGCACATTTCATTATTGTATTACACATTATCGGTGGTTTAGCCATTACCCTGGGGACCTACACACGTACATTTTGCCTCATTAATTTACCCATACTAATCGGTGCCGTATTCTTCATCAATATTTCGGGAGGCATTTTTAAACCCTATTCAGAATTTTGGTTTTCGGTTTCAGTATTGGTAGGATTAATCTGTTTTGCGATTGAAGGAAATGGAATTTTATCGGTAGAACACGAAAAAATCTTACCAAAACAGACCGCTTAG